Genomic DNA from Macadamia integrifolia cultivar HAES 741 chromosome 6, SCU_Mint_v3, whole genome shotgun sequence:
gaaacagagggggtgatTTTATAATTGTGgtattctccaaggggtggcgtgaTAAATTTCCCTAAATTATATTCACTATGTGAATAGTACCACCCGTGACTAATCCTCGAGGAGATTAGCATAGTAATCCATTGCTATGATTTTTACTTAAATCACATATGCACAGTTGTGAAATCCTAATAAGAGACTAAGTACGTTATTAATTATGTGACTAAACTATGTTGTTAACAACATTCCTCTTTAAATTCCAAGCTTACAACGTCACATATGCATTGGATACCGTGAGACCAGAAGTATTAATTAGTAGTAATTAAGTGGGATGACCTTGGAGAATGATTACATTCATGGATAAAATGTGGTTCATATTAAACCCACTTGGGTAAATCCCTAAGAGAGTGGAGTGCAAGTACCTCGATTTGCTTCGACCTTGAATCACTCGATTTGCGATATAGGTTTATTAAGTTTTGGAAAATCTAATCTcttgattaaataaaaaaaaaaaaaaaaaaaaaaaatgaaaagtatAAGGGAGAGGATTCTTTGAGTGAAAAGCAATGAAATAGATCCGTACATAAGGGGTCGAGAGATTATCTCATGtgataagagaaagagaaagaaagaactgACGTGCCCTCTAGATTGACCGAAAGAACCGCATCCTTAGATCTTACTTGCATATTTTGTTGGCTATCATCAAGTAAACGACTATGTTTGGGGTATCTTATatttaaaaatagggaaaagggTTGGATACACTAATGCTCTGTAATGAAATTTTGCAAGCtagtatttttttatcattagatCTCTTTCTTGCTTCTAATCTTTTTAACCTGATAATTGTTGTAATTCCTCCACCAGTGCTGCACCCTCTCTGTCCCCACTCCTCATTTCAGCTAACCAGCTTTAACTTCCTCTCACCCCTCCCCACTCCCTCCTCCCCCTCACGTTGTTCTCCTTGGGGGCACAACCTGTATCACCAGAGTAAAAGATTCATTCCCACTCCAAATTTCTAATCTCTCTCATCCTGTATTTGCCATTTATgttattttgatttggttttgacctaatttgtatttattttaggTATTTAAATCAACTTTTTACATCTTTAACATGAAAATTCCCTTATCAGGGAGAACCGGtttaaattttccttcaacGTAAACCGAAGGGTCAACCAATATTCTAGGGTCATTAGTGTTTAACCCCCTACAGGACGAAGTTGATAATGCCCACACCTTGGTGCCTTACTCTTGTTAACATCATCATCCACACCTATCGATCAAGAGATTCCATGAATGGGGGAAAATTTGTAATCTACAATGACtacaacattaaaaaaatatataatttattcaGTTAAAATATAAGTAATTCAGTTtagggcgagtggtagcaggacgtacgcattgcaatcttattttcactttcttttaatattaaccatccatttaagtttagattaatttaaaccatctattagttttttatattgtaactgattcctagtttttagggtggagagatgacggatgtgATTACTTAACttgtataatatttttttatataaataaataaataaaaaataaaaatctaatataagcggactcctccttcgattttgttggaaatctcaattctctctctctttctctctctctctctctccttgcttttcTTCAAtgttgttctttctttctacaGCCGCCATCaacatcatctctctctctctccttgcttttcTTCAAtgttgttctttctttctacaGCCGCCATCAacatcatctttctctctctctctctcaaaataggatgagataagaaaaaaatcaacataactattttcaggcactaagcatatgagagacttggccacacatatccaaatatcatgtttacatattaatcatcagggaggggatttggacagtaaagtttacatgtatggcaaaagacaaatttgaatttataaagtaaacaaagctgttgaatatctaggattttattattacttattgggtaaatattattaacctatgagaatttatcATGGATGCAAATCAtcactgaaattggtaaacaaaacttcaactagactggagagcggtgagaaaggaagaagaaagaaggaacaaccttgaaaaaaaaggaaggagagagagagagaaagagaggattgagatttctaagcggaatgaaaagaggagtccgcttatattaggatttttattatttatttatttaaatattaataatattaaacagagttgtaactgaTTACAACTttgttagcaggattaacatatttaaaacGTATCAATCATATCAATTACGTGAATATTCACCGAGCTCCGAAtgttttgcatttctatttttttgcacGTACCATGACCATTTTGCCTTCATTTTAATCCGACGACTTCAatcatgaaatcaaaatcaaactgaactgAAAAATCTTTCAAATTTCataaccaaaaccgaaccaatttattttaatttaattcgATTTTAAACTGTCAAGGGCCTCCTTCTAGATGGGGCTTTCAAAACTCGAGACCAAGACCACAAGCCCTAAAAACAGCCTTAGGCAGCTGTCCAAGGATGGATGACTTGGCTATCCCTCACTTGAGGTGTTGATTTAAACCCCCTCTCTCCTTCAACCATCCCTTGGGTCATCGCATGTTCAAAAGTCACAGGAccccaaaattgaattgaacactcAATGGTtctagaaagagaaaatttattCCATGATCTATATCGCAATTGATTTCAGATAGTTTTGTCctcatatttaattaaaatttgtAGATTTTATGAATAAATTTAATCTTAATAAGAAACCTTTCAGTAATACACGATCGAGCAAATATTGTTACTGTATCAATATGGATCGGCCAAAACCGATATTTAATTCCATGATCTGAGCTTAACTCCATTATCAAAATTTGGGCCAACTCATCAAAAAGGTTGTTTAATGGCTCatccatcatgtgatcctattcAATCTATTATCTTAAATTCTTAATCCATTCATTCCTGCTAATTCTACTCTATTTCCAACCAATTTTGATCGATTCTTGCTGATTCTACTCCGGTTCCAGctgatttcttttgttttgattctcAATTATGTTTTTTGTAAACCTTAGGTCTAATTCGATTCTATTCCTGATTTGCcaaattgatttggaatctACTATAATTGGCTATATTTTACACCAGATTTGTCGAAATGGGTTGGGAATCTGCCAGAATTGGCTATATTCTGCCTTAAGAATCCAGTTTGGAATCTGTCCTCAGATCTAAAAACTCAGCTATTTTAGGAGTTCTTGGCATGATTGATCGTATTAGATCAAGTGGATTCACCcaattttattatgatttaaatctgtttataaaaaaaaaaaaaaaagatacaccCGGTGCATGAGTGCATGAGGGTAAAAaatgtagaaacgcaatcctAAAGCAAtgtaaaaaataatggaaaaaacaaaaataaacaatacatagatttatgaggttcgCAAGATAATCTATGTTCTTGGTGAGATGGGATTTTACTTCACTATCGAGGGAGAATAGAATTGTAATGTTTGTCATCACATTTCTTAGAATTACTTACAAAGAAAGTAACTctcactataaatatataacaaaAGATCATAATATCTTTTTATGACCTCATAATCTGCTTATCGACAAATGGGACCGTCATTCAATTGAGGAGATTTACAGTAGTATTCCTTAATTAAACTACATCAGAAGACAAAACATTATGTATTAACAAAAAAAGATCATTTATAATTTAAATCACAATAAAATAACTTTGCCGTTGCACAAAAGTCCACAATGATTATGATTCAAACGAGTGACTCAGACAAATGACAATAGCAGCAACTGCAACATTCAACAAAATAAGTAGCATGAGAATTAGAAAACAAGATGTGTAATGAGTGGATGCTTAGACTTTGAGGGAAGGGAAACCCTcggctttggtcttttccccttatttttaatttgtcAATTTCAGGTCGTCAGCAGCAGCATGGCTTCGTGGGGTGCCACTCACCCTTCATTATATTCCGATGACCGTTGTAGCCTCTAGGGACCCCACCAAAAATGGTTTTCTTTTGTCATTTCTGCCCCACTAGTCCCTTTCACCTCACTGTCACTGTCACGTGATTCTCatttcctctctccttctcacaTTGTCATCTCTCTCCATTAAACCCATAAAACTGAGAGgaaaaaaacaagggaaaataaaatgatatcattgggtgattttgatataattcatcttgaaaaaaattagtaattatataaaattagcCATTATATAAAGAATGCTTAAGTCTGTATTCAAGTTTTTATGTCTTTTACATTGATATGAGATAATTGTTATTAAGTGAAACCCTAATAAATTGTATTGATTTGCTGGACAAACTTATATCTGTTAAAAATTAATCATTACGTAAGAGATGCCTAAGCAGGATAGTTGTTATTACGTGAAATCCTAATAgattatattgatttttaagCTAATTGATATCCAATATGATTTCATGCATTGAAGCCATGTTTTGATATTGCAACCCAAATGAATCACCTTCATTAACTTAAATAtaggattaatcattttttatgaaatCAATTTAAGGGTCAGtgatccaccaaaaataactcTGGTTCAAGCCCATCTATCcaccaaaaaacaaacaataattCTCTTTTCATTCTGTTGTTAATGACTGGTTATTAGATACCATAACTAAAATTagtaaataaaaatacaaaaattctaTGTCATTTATTAGTTGTTtatgaaaatacaaaaattcaATCTCTTTAATTACTTACTAGAGTTTGACTCTCTTCTACACCCAACTCTCAATTATCCCCTTTGGCCGATTCCATATCCTTCTCTATCTTTTTCTCGCGATCTCTCTCTTCCGATCTTCAAGGCTTGCAAATCCAAAATAGGGGAATTGCAGCAACCCTTCCAAGGAACCAGAAGATTTCTCAACATGAGCGAAGgaagagaataagagaagaagagaccCTCGTTCCTCATTATCTTCTAACGCAGCCCTTTCTGTGAAACAACATCAGAACAGGTCCTGAAATCTGAATCCTAAACCATTTAACCtttaccctaaccctaacccacctGGCATTCGTTTCCATTGTGGGGAAGAAATTGGTAGAACGGGGAGGGGAAGGGTTCCTCACATACCCAGATCACTCTGCTATTAATGTCGCAGTTGAAGCCGATTTCCCATCTCGATAACATTCCTTCGACGCCTGGCAAGTTCAAGATGGACAAATCGTCTTACATTCATAGGGTCCGGTGGCATTCTTCGCTAACAAAGCTTGCCTTCTggtcctttctttttcttggcctaatcctcatcttcttcttccgatctcctcctccttctccatcGACTGAACCTTTTCGCCGATCTCTTGGTACCTCCAACTGGGGCGGCCCAGCTTGGGAGAAGCGTGTCCGCTCCTCTGCCCGTGTTCGCTCACGGAACGGCATTTCTGTACTAGTCACTGGGGGTGCAGGATTCGTTGGTACCCATGTGTCAGCCGCATTGAAGCGCCGTGGCGATGGCGTCCTTGGCCTTGACAATTTCAATGACTACTATGAACCAACACTGAAGCGAGCCCGCCAGGCCCTCCTTGAGCGCACAGGAGTGTTTGTTGTTGAGGGAGATATCAACGATTCGGCTCTGCTTCGCAAACTGTTTGATATCGTCGCATTCACCCACGTCATGCACCTTGCGGCTCAGGCAGGCGTAAGGTACGCAATGCAGAATCCAGGTTCCTATGTCCACAGCAACATTGCCGGGCTCGTTAATTTGCTTGAGGTCTGCAAGTCTGCCAATCCACAACCTGCAATCGTCTGGGCTTCATCGAGTTCGGTTTATGGCCTCAATTCCAAGGTGCCATTTTCAGAAAGAGACCGAACCGACCAGCCTGCTAGCCTCTATGCCGCTACTAAGAAGGCTGGCGAAGAGATTGCCCACACCTACAATCACATCTATGGCCTTTCGCTTACCGGGTTGCGCTTCTTCACGGTTTATGGTCCTTGGGGTCGACCTGACATGGCGTATTTCTTCTTTACCAAAGATATTCTCAAGGGGAGGCAGATTTCAATCTTTGAGGCACCTAACCATGGGACGGTTGCGAGGGACTTCACTTACATCGATGACATAGTGAAGGGATGCTTGGCATCGTTGGACACCGCCGAGAAGAGCACTGGCAGTGGTGGAAAGAAGAGGGGGCCTGCACAATTACGCGTCTTCAATCTAGGAAACACTTCACCGGTGCCCGTCACCGATCTCGTGAGCATATTGGAGAAGTTGTTGAAGGTTAAGGCTAAACGGGTGATGTTGAAGATGCCTAGGAATGGAGATGTGCAGTTCACTCATGCGAACATTACTTTGGCACAAAGGGAGCTTGGCTACAAGCCTACGACGGATCTGCAGACTGGGTTGAAGAAGTTCGTCCGGTGGTACACTAGGTATTATTCAAGTTCTGGGAAGACGGCTTTTGGGTAAATCATCTTCATTGGTTTGCGATAGA
This window encodes:
- the LOC122082751 gene encoding UDP-glucuronate 4-epimerase 3-like, whose translation is MSQLKPISHLDNIPSTPGKFKMDKSSYIHRVRWHSSLTKLAFWSFLFLGLILIFFFRSPPPSPSTEPFRRSLGTSNWGGPAWEKRVRSSARVRSRNGISVLVTGGAGFVGTHVSAALKRRGDGVLGLDNFNDYYEPTLKRARQALLERTGVFVVEGDINDSALLRKLFDIVAFTHVMHLAAQAGVRYAMQNPGSYVHSNIAGLVNLLEVCKSANPQPAIVWASSSSVYGLNSKVPFSERDRTDQPASLYAATKKAGEEIAHTYNHIYGLSLTGLRFFTVYGPWGRPDMAYFFFTKDILKGRQISIFEAPNHGTVARDFTYIDDIVKGCLASLDTAEKSTGSGGKKRGPAQLRVFNLGNTSPVPVTDLVSILEKLLKVKAKRVMLKMPRNGDVQFTHANITLAQRELGYKPTTDLQTGLKKFVRWYTRYYSSSGKTAFG